Proteins from a single region of Pseudomonadota bacterium:
- a CDS encoding PKD domain-containing protein, translated as MKKTGKKVKGERSKGRGSAPASGYPKAKSCFSLLAIVMIFMLSVSLPVYGDTDYAGADFTPANGSTLTGKYINVGTFTIPAGTTVNVEAGTLLEIHAVTINIAGTLNGDLKGYAGGAGGTFGNLTYKGGGGGAGGLHGGGKGSNGSSSSDAWPGDGGGGGGGGSHGGFGRTGYNGGGAGGSAGPGGGSAGPIYGTRNGYDIDMGSGGGGGGGGGWSNNTSGGTGWVGKPGGGGILLKAAGNLSVSGSITANGDSGASGGSSSYVNVRGGFGGGSSGGGILLDAPAVVVSGSLTANGGTDGGGGRIKIFTPTVNNINLANSNISVNGYNVGTIYPALFSITASSGTNGLISPTGAIKVLQGASQTFTITPATGFLVADVLVDGVSVGAVSSYTFNNVSENHTISATFTYQLPTINSVSCPASLHTGQAGTCTVSASAAAGTLKYAWTVPGGSAGTPTDASTSVAFTGGTGTKLVSVIVSIIEDPSRTITANAPVEVTPVNMSLTVNCPAATDMNTQTACTAVGSSNWGEISFLWNTDAGGNIVGANNTAMANALFGTVGNHSTRVKMYIQEAPFLFIEKVANITVVFPPPTVYNAGCTEEEVYMGQQVNCSISAGSSEGTLKLLWSAVGGQISDPEGTHTGIIFNTPGEKTVTVKAFARELPLIVANRQMQLNVLDNPITAEVTCPDQILSKESFTCTVQGNAPLWGTLAFDWLVGSSAVAKGGSANITAGKEGTMAVRLVASLIESPSIKKEVTKSVKVVGEKTMAPVITGARTVYIDTGNTYKAEAACLDAAKCTVKWRYNGEETAGDTLNAIFASPGKYELEAETILTGTELTRKTTFAVNAVELPGIPVGISGQKAVFVGEEYTYTAVIPARFSALNVVTRWILPDNSTVDGREVTMTPTAEGTNTLQCEGWVDGHREETLKTSAIKITAVGYIFPAPKINVKRTEGLGPYNVTLNIDYTVKKIMGLQYRITYNWNFGDGETLTTDNTIVHHLFTKIGTYNVTMTATDQYDNTITDNVTITVGASPVKIGFKVSASNKTMRAPLDIYIRSTIAGKTALDRIESHVWKIDGVTVENTKSEYLRASFSEPGDHTVTFTATMKSGAAATDFIDITVVPNQPPTCTIDHISGEGYYVYLKAKCTDPDGRISSYKWNLDDGRDYRNGSGNISFKAPATRTYNIGLKATDDSGAEAEFTKEITVTR; from the coding sequence ATGAAAAAGACAGGGAAGAAGGTTAAAGGTGAAAGGTCAAAGGGCAGGGGCTCAGCACCCGCAAGCGGGTATCCGAAGGCTAAAAGCTGCTTCAGCCTTTTAGCGATTGTAATGATATTTATGCTTTCTGTGTCTCTGCCGGTTTATGGAGATACTGATTATGCAGGCGCTGATTTTACTCCGGCAAATGGATCGACATTGACCGGGAAATATATCAATGTAGGAACATTTACTATTCCTGCAGGAACCACTGTTAATGTTGAAGCTGGGACACTTCTGGAAATACATGCAGTAACGATAAATATTGCTGGAACCCTTAATGGCGACCTCAAAGGATATGCCGGTGGTGCAGGTGGAACCTTTGGTAACCTTACATATAAAGGGGGAGGCGGAGGCGCCGGCGGCTTGCACGGCGGCGGCAAAGGAAGTAACGGGTCATCATCTTCAGATGCCTGGCCCGGGGATGGCGGCGGCGGCGGAGGCGGTGGCAGTCATGGAGGATTTGGCAGAACAGGTTATAACGGTGGCGGAGCAGGAGGCTCCGCCGGTCCCGGTGGAGGAAGTGCAGGTCCCATTTACGGGACACGTAATGGTTATGATATTGATATGGGCAGCGGCGGTGGAGGAGGAGGCGGAGGCGGATGGTCTAACAATACAAGCGGCGGTACTGGATGGGTCGGAAAACCTGGTGGTGGAGGGATTCTTTTAAAAGCTGCAGGCAATCTCTCAGTATCTGGCAGTATTACTGCCAATGGAGACTCTGGAGCATCCGGTGGAAGCAGTAGTTATGTTAATGTAAGGGGTGGTTTTGGTGGTGGTTCATCCGGAGGGGGTATCTTATTAGATGCACCAGCTGTAGTTGTGAGCGGATCTCTTACTGCCAACGGAGGAACTGACGGGGGTGGAGGAAGAATCAAAATATTTACCCCGACTGTGAACAATATTAATTTAGCGAATAGCAACATTAGTGTAAACGGTTACAATGTTGGAACAATATACCCTGCCTTGTTTTCAATTACTGCATCTTCCGGTACTAACGGTTTAATTTCACCGACCGGTGCAATCAAAGTGCTTCAGGGCGCTTCTCAGACCTTTACAATCACTCCGGCCACAGGCTTTCTGGTAGCTGATGTCCTCGTGGACGGCGTTTCTGTCGGAGCGGTATCATCATACACATTCAATAATGTGTCCGAGAACCATACGATCTCGGCAACGTTTACTTATCAGCTTCCCACTATTAACAGTGTGTCATGTCCAGCTTCCCTTCATACCGGGCAGGCAGGCACCTGCACTGTATCCGCCTCGGCAGCAGCCGGCACGCTCAAGTACGCATGGACCGTACCGGGCGGAAGTGCGGGAACGCCCACTGATGCCTCAACTTCGGTTGCCTTTACAGGAGGAACAGGGACTAAACTGGTAAGCGTGATAGTAAGTATCATTGAAGATCCGTCCAGGACAATAACGGCTAATGCCCCGGTAGAGGTAACACCGGTGAATATGTCTCTCACCGTCAATTGCCCCGCAGCAACAGACATGAACACGCAGACAGCCTGCACTGCCGTAGGGTCCTCCAATTGGGGGGAAATCTCTTTTCTGTGGAATACCGATGCGGGCGGCAACATAGTAGGCGCAAACAACACGGCTATGGCAAATGCACTTTTCGGCACGGTAGGTAATCATTCCACCAGGGTAAAGATGTATATCCAGGAGGCCCCGTTTTTGTTTATTGAGAAGGTGGCAAACATCACCGTGGTGTTCCCGCCTCCTACAGTTTACAACGCGGGCTGTACCGAAGAAGAGGTGTATATGGGGCAGCAGGTGAATTGCTCCATAAGCGCCGGATCATCGGAAGGTACCCTGAAACTTCTGTGGAGTGCTGTCGGCGGGCAGATTAGTGACCCGGAGGGTACACACACGGGTATTATATTCAATACCCCCGGGGAAAAAACCGTTACAGTAAAAGCATTCGCCAGGGAATTACCCTTGATAGTGGCGAACAGGCAAATGCAGCTCAATGTCCTGGACAATCCGATTACGGCGGAGGTAACGTGCCCTGACCAGATACTGTCGAAAGAATCATTTACATGTACTGTTCAGGGGAATGCGCCGCTGTGGGGGACACTGGCTTTTGACTGGCTGGTGGGCAGCAGTGCGGTAGCGAAAGGCGGTTCAGCAAATATCACGGCGGGCAAGGAAGGCACGATGGCAGTACGTTTGGTGGCATCGTTGATAGAATCGCCTTCGATAAAAAAAGAGGTAACAAAATCTGTCAAAGTAGTAGGAGAGAAGACCATGGCTCCCGTCATAACGGGCGCCAGAACTGTGTACATTGATACAGGAAACACATATAAAGCGGAGGCGGCATGCCTGGATGCTGCCAAATGCACGGTAAAATGGCGATACAACGGAGAGGAAACGGCAGGGGATACGCTGAATGCAATCTTCGCGTCTCCGGGAAAATATGAGTTAGAGGCGGAAACAATCCTCACAGGGACAGAATTGACAAGAAAGACAACATTTGCCGTAAACGCAGTCGAACTTCCCGGAATCCCCGTTGGTATATCGGGGCAGAAGGCAGTATTTGTTGGTGAAGAGTACACCTATACCGCCGTGATACCTGCCCGGTTCAGTGCCTTGAATGTGGTTACGAGATGGATCTTGCCGGATAACTCTACTGTGGATGGCAGAGAGGTGACGATGACCCCGACCGCAGAAGGAACAAATACGCTTCAATGCGAAGGATGGGTTGATGGTCACAGGGAAGAAACATTAAAAACATCAGCGATTAAAATCACGGCAGTGGGCTACATTTTCCCCGCTCCGAAAATTAATGTGAAAAGGACGGAAGGGTTAGGGCCATACAATGTGACCTTAAATATCGATTATACGGTTAAAAAGATCATGGGGCTTCAGTACCGCATTACCTACAACTGGAATTTCGGTGATGGAGAGACACTGACAACTGACAATACGATTGTCCATCATCTTTTTACGAAGATAGGCACATATAATGTAACGATGACTGCGACAGACCAGTATGACAATACAATAACGGACAATGTGACGATAACCGTTGGCGCGTCTCCTGTAAAAATCGGGTTCAAAGTCTCTGCATCGAACAAGACCATGAGGGCCCCGCTCGATATCTACATAAGAAGCACTATAGCAGGAAAAACAGCTCTCGACAGGATTGAAAGCCATGTATGGAAGATAGACGGGGTTACCGTTGAAAACACGAAGTCTGAATACCTGAGGGCTTCCTTCAGTGAACCGGGAGATCATACCGTTACCTTTACGGCAACCATGAAAAGCGGCGCGGCTGCGACCGATTTTATTGATATTACGGTGGTTCCGAATCAACCTCCGACTTGCACCATCGACCACATATCGGGTGAGGGCTATTATGTGTATCTGAAGGCAAAATGCACTGACCCGGACGGAAGGATTTCTTCATACAAATGGAATCTGGACGACGGCAGGGACTACAGGAACGGTTCTGGTAACATATCATTCAAGGCGCCGGCGACACGCACATACAACATCGGCCTTAAAGCGACGGACGATTCCGGCGCAGAAGCCGAATTTACAAAAGAGATTACGGTTACAAGGTAA
- a CDS encoding YbjQ family protein, protein MIVTTGYIDHRDIKEYCGIVTANLVEGLNFARDFFASIKDFTGGRIEGYEKMLGRCEDEAFSQLAQNASQVGADTVMGVRFNLGIFSPHEKGTVIGISVYGTAVKLKQGNAAIKCHDGGSYDSQPDNTSRKEFVAPVSGIGFEWGK, encoded by the coding sequence ATGATAGTAACAACAGGATATATTGACCACAGGGATATAAAAGAATACTGCGGGATCGTTACCGCAAACCTTGTAGAAGGTCTCAATTTCGCCAGAGATTTTTTTGCATCTATCAAAGATTTTACCGGCGGACGAATTGAGGGCTATGAAAAAATGCTCGGCAGATGTGAGGATGAGGCATTTTCGCAACTGGCTCAGAACGCATCGCAGGTCGGCGCTGATACCGTCATGGGCGTAAGGTTCAACCTCGGCATATTCTCTCCCCACGAGAAGGGCACCGTGATTGGTATTAGTGTCTATGGGACAGCGGTTAAACTGAAACAAGGCAACGCTGCAATAAAATGCCATGATGGAGGGAGTTACGACAGTCAACCGGACAATACAAGCCGGAAAGAATTTGTCGCCCCTGTAAGCGGAATCGGATTCGAGTGGGGCAAGTAA
- a CDS encoding OmpA family protein: MITVLCAALLAVSQATADITAEAKIARYEKGDTFMVTLDKPVVVPKTPYIKPVVKKIKKFTIKPEDLLPPVKKEQTETVRFDLNSSALKPQEKKKLDAITTKEKVSVTGYTCDAGQKEYNDKLALRRAKTVQKYLKTDAKTEGKGKCCYISDQKSANRRAEIKYR, from the coding sequence ATGATTACCGTATTGTGTGCTGCTTTACTTGCTGTTTCTCAGGCGACAGCCGATATAACTGCTGAGGCAAAGATCGCCCGCTACGAGAAGGGAGACACCTTCATGGTAACACTTGATAAGCCAGTGGTTGTACCGAAAACTCCCTATATCAAGCCCGTGGTTAAAAAAATAAAGAAGTTTACAATCAAACCCGAAGATCTTTTGCCTCCGGTTAAAAAAGAACAGACCGAGACGGTCCGTTTCGACCTCAATTCCTCCGCTCTCAAACCGCAGGAGAAGAAAAAGCTCGATGCCATTACAACGAAGGAAAAGGTCTCCGTAACAGGGTATACATGTGATGCCGGACAGAAGGAATACAACGATAAACTTGCGCTTCGAAGGGCGAAAACCGTCCAGAAGTATCTCAAGACCGACGCAAAGACTGAAGGGAAGGGGAAATGCTGCTACATAAGTGATCAAAAGTCAGCCAACAGAAGGGCAGAGATTAAATACAGGTAA